In one Synergistaceae bacterium genomic region, the following are encoded:
- a CDS encoding ABC transporter permease: MNKINWSKYSKPIILLCFILVLSILRPKAFLSLNNFSNVLWSVSVIGIMVSGTIFVFLMGGIDLSISTLCAFTAVVVVEVTHMMGDTQSAVTAGVIAALCTGAAAGLLHGFIITTFHIPAFLVTFASQSIFLGLAMVLTNNKIISCTVPAFTAIGSMKILGFPMPVYFMLIIAVISWFLLRKTVFGRYVYAVGGNPVASEISGINVKKMTIICYILSGLTTALGGIVLASMTQQASSSLGSGYTNDVITAGVIGGVSLLGGEGTVPGAIFGAVLMGLLNNGLNLMSVPSTHAGLVKGLVIIIAVAFDAMQHADQSRKKAKKVKS, from the coding sequence ATGAACAAAATCAACTGGAGCAAGTATTCTAAGCCCATAATATTGCTGTGCTTTATTCTAGTTCTGTCGATTTTAAGGCCTAAAGCGTTTCTATCACTAAATAATTTCAGTAATGTGCTTTGGTCAGTGTCAGTTATTGGAATTATGGTAAGCGGCACAATATTTGTATTCTTAATGGGCGGTATTGATCTCTCAATCTCAACATTATGCGCTTTTACTGCTGTTGTAGTTGTTGAGGTGACTCACATGATGGGTGATACACAGTCAGCAGTAACTGCGGGTGTGATTGCTGCACTTTGTACCGGTGCTGCGGCGGGGCTGCTTCACGGCTTTATAATTACGACGTTCCATATTCCTGCATTCCTAGTAACATTTGCAAGTCAAAGTATTTTTCTTGGGCTGGCTATGGTCTTGACGAATAATAAAATTATAAGCTGTACAGTGCCTGCTTTTACTGCGATCGGCTCAATGAAAATTTTAGGATTCCCTATGCCTGTATATTTTATGCTGATTATTGCGGTTATAAGCTGGTTCTTGCTGCGTAAAACTGTATTCGGCCGCTATGTTTATGCAGTCGGGGGCAATCCTGTTGCTTCTGAAATTTCCGGCATAAACGTTAAAAAAATGACAATTATATGCTATATTTTGTCGGGACTTACTACTGCGCTTGGCGGTATTGTTTTAGCATCAATGACTCAGCAGGCTTCTTCTTCTTTGGGTTCAGGCTATACTAATGACGTAATCACGGCGGGAGTAATCGGCGGCGTTTCTCTATTAGGCGGTGAAGGTACAGTGCCCGGCGCAATTTTCGGAGCTGTCTTAATGGGACTCTTGAATAACGGTTTAAATCTTATGTCAGTGCCGTCTACTCATGCAGGGCTCGTGAAAGGTCTAGTTATAATTATAGCTGTTGCCTTTGACGCTATGCAGCACGCTGACCAGTCGAGAAAAAAAGCAAAAAAGGTAAAGTCTTAA